From a region of the Cherax quadricarinatus isolate ZL_2023a chromosome 75, ASM3850222v1, whole genome shotgun sequence genome:
- the shv gene encoding dnaJ homolog shv: MTPRWSWGLCLLLVIIACEAGRDFYKILGVPRSANVNQIKKAYRKLAKEYHPDKNKDDPNAEDKFKDLGAAYEVLVDDEKRQKYDRCGEECVAKEDGFGGMDPFASFFGDFGFGFGGGQPREREVPKGGDVTMDMAVTLEELYVGNFVEMVRNKPVARAATGTRRCNCRQEMVTRQLGPGRFQMTQQQVCDECPNVKLVNEERTLEFEIEPGMVDGQEHRFIGEGEPHIDGDPGDLIIRIKTMPHERFERRGDDLYTNVTLSLQEALLGFELNIPHLDKHMVHIVREKPTWPGARIRKKGEGMPNYENNNLYGILYITFDVEFPKNEFSEEDKEALKKILKQDSIGKVYNGLRGY; the protein is encoded by the exons ATGACGCCGCGGTGGAGCTGGGGACTCTGTCTTTTACTCGTTATTATCGCTTGTGAAGCTGG GAGAGATTTCTACAAGATCTTAGGTGTACCTCGTAGTGCAAATGTAAACCAGATAAAAAAGGCATATCGTAAGTTAGCAAAGGAATATCACCCTGACAAGAACAAAGACGACCCCAATGCTGAAGATAAATTTAAGGATTTGGGAGCAGCTTATGAGGTTCTTGTTGATGATGAAAAGAGACAAAAGTATGACAG GTGTGGAGAAGAATGTGTAGCCAAAGAAGATGGCTTTGGAGGAATGGATCCCTTCGCCAGTTTCTTCGGTGATTTTGGTTTTGGCTTTGGTGGTGGTCAGCCAAGAGAACGTGAAGTACCAAAAGGTGGAGATGTGACCATGGACATGGCAGTAACACTGGAAGAACTGTATGTAGGAAACTTTGTTGAG ATGGTACGAAATAAACCGGTAGCTAGAGCAGCAACAGGTACACGACGCTGTAACTGTCGTCAGGAGATGGTTACTAGACAGTTGGGTCCTGGACGGTTTCAGATGACTCAGCAGCAAGTGTGTGATGAATGCCCTAATGTCAA GTTAGTGAATGAAGAAAGAACTTTAGAATTTGAGATTGAACCTGGCATGGTTGATGGACAAGAGCATCGCTTCATTGGTGAAGGTGAACCCCACATTGATGGCGATCCTGGCGATCTCATCATTCGTATAAAAACAATGCCACACGAAAG ATTTGAGCGTCGAGGTGATGATTTGTACACAAATGTTACATTATCCCTGCAAGAGGCTCTCTTAGGATTTGAGCTTAATATCCCACATCTTGATAAGCACATG GTGCACATTGTACGAGAGAAACCAACGTGGCCCGGAGCTCGAATTCGTAAGAAGGGAGAAGGAATGCCTAATTACGAAAATAATAATCTGTATGGTATTCTCTACATTACGTTTGACGTGGAATTCCCAAAGAATGAATTTAGCGAAGAAGATAAAGAAG CTCTAAAGAAGATTTTAAAACAAGATTCCATAGGAAAAGTCTACAATGGTTTAAGGGGCTactaa